GCCACGACCGCCGCGCGCGGCGGCGCCCGACCTCGGCGCTGGTCCCGGCTCGTCAGAGGGCGGCAATCTGAACGGCTTCCCCGCGGGCCCCACGACCGGCAACCCCCGCGCCACCCGCGACCTCGCGAGCTGCACCGCCAGCTCACCAAGCTCCTCGATTACCTCCAGCTTACTTCGAAACGGCAGCTTGAGGAACGCACGGTGTTGAGCGCGACGGCTGCCGTCCCAGGTGCAGAGGCTCCAGTCGATCTCTGGTTGGTCCGCCCTAGCCTTCATTGTACTCTCCCGCCGGGTCGCCATGCAGCAGCCGCAGCTCCGCAATGTCGGCGCGATCGATGGCTCGACCGGCCTCCGCCTTCATGCGCAACAAGGCGGGTAATCGTACGATACGAACGGCGACCGCTGGGGCCAGCTCCTCCACGAGCGCGAGCCGGTATTCCTCGCCGAAGTCGAAGGGTTCCGTGACGAAGATGTCCACCGGCGTCTCTCGATGCGCGTCTGCGTCGAAGCTGAGGACCTGCATCTGTTTCTCGGCGATCCAGCGCGCTCGCTGCGCCGGGTCGCTGAACTGCTCGGCCGTGACGGGCACCCGTGGCCGATAGCCGAGCGAGGCCAACGCCCGGAACGTGGCCCGCACGTGCTCCGGCGTGAGCTCGATCACGAGGTCAACGTCCTGCGTGAACCGCCCGTACCCGTGCGCGTTCACCGCCAGTCCGCCCACCACGATGAACGGCACACCCTCGCTGTTGAAAGCTCTCACCAGGGCTTCGAGACTCGCGACCCTCACCTGGGCACCTCCGGAAACGCCAGCCAGCGCTCCCGTACGAGCCGGGCAGCGCCAAGAGTCGTATCACCCATCGCCGACTTCCCTCCAGACAGCTTCGAGAGCGAGATGGCGGGTCCACTGCTCCACGTACGAACGGTCGTACCCGCCGGCGGCCAGGTTGCGAACGTCGCGGAGCTGCACCTCCGACCGGGACTCCCGCGCCCACTCGAGTTTCGACCGCGTCAGGTCCACCTTGGTGACGGTCTCAAGGTGCACCAGATTGAAGAACGACTCCGCGGCGATCGCGCCGGTCAGATCCTCGGAGATGTAGTAGTCGCCGGCAAACAGTTCCGTAAGGGCTGTGGCGTCCGGCGGCGTCAGCGCCACGACGTCAACGAGGCAGCGCGATCTTGACCCCACGTCCGGGCTCCCCGCCGCCAAAGTGCCGTACTTCCTCTTCCACATCGGCCACGTTGACTTCGAGGAGCTCCGCCAGGCGCGTCCGCGAAATCCGCTCGGCGAGGAACGCCTTCACCGCCAACCGCCTGAATCGGGTCGGCTCGAGGGCCTGCTCGCCTCCCATCTGAAGGATCTGATCCTGAAGCTCGGGGTCCCCATAGGCGCGCTTCGCCTCGTCCCAGGGCACCAACTTGAGTACCGCCAACTCCACGAACACCGACTGCACGCTCACCCCGAAATACCGCGCCAGGCCGATCAGGTCGAGCCGGTCAATCGTCCCGTCCTCGCGCCGCAACAGCCTGAGGCGCTCCACAAAGTGCTCCGGCGGCAGCAGCAGCCGGCCGGCGAACTGATCCGCCAGCTGCTCGGCCCGATCCTTCTTGGCCCCGGGCGGTTGCGCCTCGCACAGGTGAAGCGACTGCTGCCCCTTCGACCGGGCCACGCGCCCCTGCGTGAGCAGGTGGAAGTATTCGTGCGCCAGCGTGAACACCTGCCGGCCCGGCGGGTGCGTACGGTTGAGCAGGACCGCGGACCCGAAGTGAACGCTCTGGATCGACGCGCCCGAAACGCCGTCCTCGAGGTCGAGGGCCAGCACCTTGATCCCGACCCGCTCCTCCAGCACCTCAAGCAGTTGCCTGCCCGGGGCGAGCCCGAGATCCAGCCGCTTGCGCTCCTGGTCCGCCAGCGCGTGCGCCTGCTCGTACGCGGAAAGGATCGCCCGCACCGGCCGCACGTCAGGCTCCCGCGCCTGGCCCAGCCACTCCTCCAGCTCCCGATAGGTTCGACACAGGTGGACGAAACGGTTCAGCGCGGCGCGACCGGTCGTCGTCACCGCCTGCGTGCGGAGCATCACCAACTCCTCTTCCGGCGGGTGCGGCTCCAAGCCCAGCAGCTGCTCCATGGACTCCCCGAACAGCCGCGCCAGCGCGAACAGCTCGCTCGCCGAGATGTCCCGCTTGCCCGCTTCCATCTCCGAGACCGCCGACCGGGGAATACTCAGATGCTCGGCGACCTGCTCCTGGGTGATCTTCAGGTGCTCGCGAGCGGCGCGGATGTTAGCGGCGGCGGACGTCTGATAATCCGACATAAATGGCAAATATGCGGTCGCTAGCTGTCGGCGCAAGGGACCAAGAAAAGGGGGCGCCGCACCGACGCCCCCGTTTACCTTCAACGCCCTATTCTCTTCAACCGTCCTACACCAGCCCCTTCTCCATCCACATGTGCTTGCCGGCGAGCACGTCCCGCGCCACGCCGTACGTCGCGACGTCGTCGTTGTCGAAGACCCGGCGGAAGATGGCCCGCACCCGACGCCGCGCGTCCTTGCAGAAGAGGTCCGCCAACTCGATCGCTTCCTGCTGTCCTTTCCGGGCCAGCATGTCCGCGCGGGCGCACGTCACGGACATCGCGAACAGCTCGGCGCCGACGTCCACGATCCGGAACAGCACCGACTGCCGCTTTTCGAGTT
The sequence above is drawn from the Gemmatimonadales bacterium genome and encodes:
- a CDS encoding XRE family transcriptional regulator, whose translation is MSDYQTSAAANIRAAREHLKITQEQVAEHLSIPRSAVSEMEAGKRDISASELFALARLFGESMEQLLGLEPHPPEEELVMLRTQAVTTTGRAALNRFVHLCRTYRELEEWLGQAREPDVRPVRAILSAYEQAHALADQERKRLDLGLAPGRQLLEVLEERVGIKVLALDLEDGVSGASIQSVHFGSAVLLNRTHPPGRQVFTLAHEYFHLLTQGRVARSKGQQSLHLCEAQPPGAKKDRAEQLADQFAGRLLLPPEHFVERLRLLRREDGTIDRLDLIGLARYFGVSVQSVFVELAVLKLVPWDEAKRAYGDPELQDQILQMGGEQALEPTRFRRLAVKAFLAERISRTRLAELLEVNVADVEEEVRHFGGGEPGRGVKIALPR